The proteins below come from a single Pseudomonadota bacterium genomic window:
- a CDS encoding insulinase family protein, with protein MFLIAAANGRVRLQAVRGVLATVAASVLATGVAPASAEQRSAAIGPGHPNTEAAPPVSALARLPIVRRQLDNGLRLVLGPNPGSGTVAVAVYYDVGSRDEVKGRSGFAHLLEHMMFQGSDNVARGEHIALVIGRGGTVNATTSHDRTDYFQVLPSNELELALWLEADRMRSLTITQENLEDQRQAVMEERRRSYEARPYLRSMLKINELAYGDYFPYAHATIGDPRDLEQAGLAHVLEFFGSHYAPNHAVLSICGDFDVAATIELVHRYFGKIQARPGRSLEPAPPVTQNGQRAARMCDPHAALAAFHIAYRIPPSRSNDHYPLELLASVLGGGRSSRLHQLLVRRRELLREIRVKTDKRRGPDLLSFWGVCAEGVSPADVRELIFVQLRKVSRLGVTRRELRKAKNRIRAALVYSMESNLSRSKRLAEYELYAGDAREVGRELERYLAVDLDDVKRVAATYLAAENRSVLDVLPGGCAR; from the coding sequence ATGTTCCTAATTGCTGCGGCAAACGGGCGGGTCCGGCTGCAGGCTGTCCGTGGTGTGCTGGCGACCGTCGCCGCGAGCGTGCTGGCCACCGGCGTCGCGCCGGCGTCGGCCGAGCAGCGATCCGCCGCTATCGGGCCGGGCCACCCCAACACCGAGGCTGCGCCGCCCGTTTCAGCTCTGGCGCGGCTGCCCATCGTGCGGCGACAACTCGACAACGGTCTGAGGCTGGTCCTTGGGCCAAATCCAGGCTCTGGGACCGTAGCCGTCGCGGTCTACTACGACGTGGGTTCGCGTGATGAGGTGAAGGGACGTTCCGGTTTTGCCCACCTGTTGGAGCACATGATGTTCCAGGGCTCGGATAACGTAGCCAGGGGCGAGCACATCGCTTTGGTGATTGGCCGAGGCGGTACGGTCAACGCGACAACCAGCCATGATCGCACGGATTACTTCCAGGTGCTCCCCAGCAACGAGCTCGAGCTGGCCCTGTGGCTCGAGGCCGATCGGATGCGTTCGCTAACCATCACTCAGGAGAATCTGGAAGACCAGCGTCAGGCGGTCATGGAGGAACGCCGCCGGAGCTACGAGGCGCGACCGTACCTGCGCTCGATGCTCAAGATCAACGAGCTCGCGTATGGAGACTACTTTCCGTACGCGCATGCCACCATCGGAGACCCGCGCGATCTCGAGCAGGCCGGCCTGGCACACGTCCTCGAGTTCTTTGGCAGCCACTACGCACCCAACCATGCAGTCCTCAGCATCTGCGGTGACTTCGACGTGGCCGCGACCATCGAATTGGTTCACCGTTACTTTGGCAAGATCCAGGCGCGGCCCGGTCGCTCGCTGGAACCGGCGCCACCTGTCACCCAGAACGGGCAGCGCGCCGCGCGCATGTGCGATCCCCATGCCGCCCTGGCGGCGTTTCACATCGCCTATCGCATTCCCCCCTCGCGCTCCAACGATCACTACCCTCTCGAACTGCTGGCGAGCGTGCTCGGTGGGGGTCGGTCCTCGCGACTGCATCAGCTGCTGGTGCGAAGGCGGGAGCTGCTGCGGGAGATTCGGGTGAAGACCGACAAGCGGCGGGGGCCCGATCTGTTGTCGTTTTGGGGCGTCTGCGCCGAGGGTGTCAGTCCAGCCGACGTCCGCGAGCTCATCTTTGTGCAGCTCCGCAAGGTGAGCCGCCTGGGCGTGACCCGACGCGAGCTTCGAAAGGCCAAGAACCGCATCCGCGCGGCTCTCGTGTACTCGATGGAGTCGAATTTATCGCGCAGCAAGCGTCTTGCCGAGTACGAGCTGTACGCGGGTGACGCCCGGGAGGTTGGCCGAGAGCTGGAGCGTTAC
- a CDS encoding competence/damage-inducible protein A encodes MSAVVMSIGTEITQGELLNSNAHWLAEQLTSLGFEVVEMSTVADDRRRIALALKRFSGDPTVLLCTGGLGPTSDDLTAEAVARALEIDLIRSPEALAQIRKRYEGRQMPRSNLKQADLPQGATPLANRVGTAPGFAVSLGSTQAFFLPGVPAEMKSLFETEVRPRIAALARPDRVKLHLRAYGMAESAMADQLAELERDLGENITLGYRAQFPEIEIKVLARAGARSVAHELASNAAERIRARLGEVVYGRRDDTFSGHVGELLRRSKLTLAVAESCTGGLVGALLTDVPGSSAYFLAGSVCYSNEAKTRLLGVPAQLIARHGAVSAPVVEAMAAGCRDRIGADIGVSITGIAGPGGGDPDKPAGSVWFGLAGPGGFIHSACRRFYGNRGRVRKAAAYHALSLVAKAVRTRGSTDHESGGLDADRSAPNRVRTE; translated from the coding sequence GTGAGCGCAGTGGTCATGTCCATCGGCACCGAGATCACGCAGGGCGAGTTGCTCAACAGCAACGCGCACTGGCTGGCGGAGCAGTTGACTTCGTTGGGTTTCGAGGTCGTCGAGATGTCGACGGTCGCTGACGACCGGCGCCGTATAGCATTGGCGCTGAAGCGCTTCTCTGGAGATCCGACGGTGTTGCTTTGCACCGGAGGTCTCGGACCAACGAGCGACGACTTGACGGCGGAGGCGGTGGCGCGCGCACTCGAGATCGACCTGATTCGTAGTCCCGAAGCGTTGGCACAGATTCGCAAACGCTACGAGGGTCGCCAGATGCCGCGGTCGAACCTCAAGCAAGCGGATCTGCCACAAGGTGCCACGCCCCTGGCCAACCGCGTCGGCACCGCACCCGGGTTTGCCGTCTCGCTGGGATCGACTCAAGCGTTCTTTCTCCCGGGCGTACCGGCCGAGATGAAGAGCTTGTTCGAAACCGAAGTCCGGCCACGCATCGCCGCACTCGCTCGTCCAGATAGGGTCAAGCTGCACCTGCGCGCCTACGGAATGGCAGAATCAGCCATGGCCGACCAGTTGGCGGAGCTCGAACGTGACCTAGGTGAGAACATCACGCTTGGATACCGCGCACAGTTTCCGGAAATCGAAATCAAGGTGCTGGCGCGCGCCGGCGCTCGCAGCGTTGCTCATGAGCTGGCGAGCAACGCCGCGGAAAGGATCCGGGCGCGCCTGGGCGAGGTCGTGTACGGGCGGCGTGACGACACGTTTTCCGGTCACGTGGGTGAGCTCTTGCGTCGTAGCAAGCTGACGCTCGCGGTTGCCGAATCGTGCACGGGCGGACTCGTGGGTGCGCTCCTGACGGACGTTCCAGGCAGCTCGGCATACTTCCTGGCCGGCAGTGTGTGCTACAGCAACGAAGCCAAGACACGATTGTTGGGCGTGCCAGCGCAACTCATCGCGCGGCATGGCGCGGTCAGCGCACCCGTGGTCGAGGCGATGGCCGCGGGCTGCCGTGATCGCATTGGAGCGGACATCGGAGTCTCCATCACGGGCATTGCGGGGCCAGGCGGAGGCGACCCGGACAAGCCTGCGGGCAGCGTCTGGTTTGGACTCGCGGGCCCCGGCGGCTTCATCCACTCAGCGTGCCGCAGGTTTTACGGCAACCGAGGACGGGTCCGGAAGGCGGCTGCGTACCATGCGCTCAGCCTGGTGGCCAAGGCCGTGCGGACCCGCGGGAGCACCGACCACGAGAGCGGCGGCTTGGACGCAGATCGCTCGGCACCCAACAGGGTGCGAACGGAGTAG